In a genomic window of Acidobacteriota bacterium:
- a CDS encoding 3-isopropylmalate dehydratase small subunit: protein MSGAVRIDRVEGRLIPLRGQDIDTDRIIPARFLRVITFDGLERHAFEDDIASRAQAGDPHPFAQDRFAGARILVVNRNFGCGSSREHAPQALQRWGISAIVGESYSEIFFGNSLAIGLPCVSATPSDLEWLQTLAETGDAGEAVLDLTTMTLTAGDRTIAVNAPKPAVEAFVTGAWDATGLLLEDKAAVEATAARLPYVSSFR, encoded by the coding sequence ATGAGTGGCGCCGTTCGGATCGATCGCGTCGAAGGTCGCCTGATCCCGCTGCGCGGACAGGACATCGACACCGATCGCATCATTCCCGCGCGGTTCCTTCGCGTCATCACGTTCGACGGTCTCGAGCGTCACGCCTTCGAGGATGACATCGCGTCGCGCGCGCAGGCGGGCGATCCGCATCCGTTCGCGCAGGACCGCTTCGCGGGTGCACGCATCCTCGTGGTGAACCGCAACTTCGGGTGCGGGTCCTCCCGCGAGCACGCGCCGCAGGCCCTCCAGCGGTGGGGCATCTCCGCCATCGTCGGCGAGTCGTATTCGGAGATCTTCTTCGGCAACAGCCTCGCGATCGGACTCCCGTGCGTCAGCGCGACACCGTCTGATCTGGAGTGGCTGCAGACGCTCGCCGAAACCGGTGATGCCGGAGAGGCCGTCCTCGACCTGACCACGATGACGCTCACTGCCGGCGACCGCACGATTGCCGTCAACGCGCCGAAGCCGGCCGTCGAAGCCTTCGTGACCGGCGCATGGGACGCCACGGGACTGCTGCTCGAAGACAAGGCGGCCGTGGAAGCCACAGCCGCGCGCCTGCCGTACGTGTCCAGCTTCAGGTGA